A region of the Sideroxydans lithotrophicus ES-1 genome:
TACGCCGGACTGGAGGTCTGTTCCGACAGCATTTTGTTGTCGCCCCTGGCATACACATAGCCGATGGCGCGGATGTTTCTTTCCAATGCCCAGGCTTCAAAATCGAAGTTGTATGGATTGCTGCTGCCATGCGGTTGTTTCAGGCGCACGGTGAGCTGCCAGCGTTGGCCAGCGCTCATCTTCAGGGGTTCTTTGCTGTCGCCATCGTAAGTGGCGAGCTGGATATGGCGAGGTACATGTGCGCCAACTGTCTGCACACTTTCCACATCGAACTGAAAACGCAGTCCGCGTTCATGTAATCTGGGCATCTCTGCTACGATGCCGGTGAGCACGATGTTCTTGCCCTGCCACTCAGCCGACAGTTGGTCGGACAGGCGATGCTGGGCGATCCATGCGGCATAGCAAAAACCCAGCAGTGCGGCACCGATAAGCAATGCGGCATGGCGTGCAATGACCAGCAACCTGCCGTTCTGGCGCGGCAGCAGGAGCAAGGCTGCGGCAATGGGCCAATAGGCGGGGAGCACAGGCAATGCTGCTTGCTGCTGCAGATACCACACGCCAAGAGTAAAAAAGAGAGAAAACCAAACCATGGTGCGTAGCGTACCGCAAAATCATAGAATCCACTCATGCGCAGATATTTCCGTGAACGACTCCCCGACCATAACGGCATCCTGAATCATCGCTGGCTGAGTCCCGTGCGACATTGGTTGCATCATCCCAACCTGTGGCACCTGCATCGCCGGTCTGTAGCCGGCGGTGTGGCCATCGGATTGTTCTGCGGGCTGATTCCTGGGCCGCTGCAAATGATCTCGGCCGTGTTGATGGCGGTGATGTTGCGCGTCAATCTGCCAGTGGCTGTGTTTACTACGCTCTATACCAACCCGTTCACCATTGTGCCCCTGTATCTGCTGGCCTATGAGATCGGCATTTTGGTGAGCGGTGCATCGAGCAACACGGCAGTGCCGGCTTTTCCGGAGTTGCACTGGAGCAACGGATTTTCCCAGATGTGGACATGGCTGATGGCCCTAGGCAAACCCCTGTTGATCGGACTCCCGGTGCTGGCCATCGGCCTTGCTATCATCGGCTATATGGCTATG
Encoded here:
- a CDS encoding DUF2062 domain-containing protein, translating into MRRYFRERLPDHNGILNHRWLSPVRHWLHHPNLWHLHRRSVAGGVAIGLFCGLIPGPLQMISAVLMAVMLRVNLPVAVFTTLYTNPFTIVPLYLLAYEIGILVSGASSNTAVPAFPELHWSNGFSQMWTWLMALGKPLLIGLPVLAIGLAIIGYMAMRLFWRVFVVLKWRKRHAKKPGTFIN